CCATGATATCGAGCATATCGACCTGAACACGCCGGAGAGCAGCATTCGTGCGCTGCTGGATAAAAATCAGCACACCCGCATCGTGGTTACCGGCGGCGAGCAGGAGGAGGAGCTGCTGGGGGTAGTGCATGTCATCGACCTGCTCAATCAGCAGCTGCGCGGCGAGCCGCTTAACCTGCGGGTGCTGATCCGTCAGCCGCTGGTGTTCCCGGAAGTGCTACCGCTGCTGCAGGCGCTGGAGCAGTTCCGCAATGCGCGCACCCACTTTGCCTTTGTGGTGGACGAGTTTGGTTCCGTAGAAGGGATTGTGACGCTCAGCGACGTGATGGAGACCATCGCCGGTAATCTGCCGAACGAAGTGGAAGAGATCGACGCCCGGCACGATATTCAGAAAAATGCCGACGGCAGCTGGACCGCCAACGGCCATATGCCGCTGGAAGATCTGGTGCAGTACGTACCGCTGCCGCTGGACGATAAGCGTGAATACCACACCATTGCCGGTCTGTTGATGGAGTATCTGCAGCGGATACCGCAGCCGGGTGAAGAGGTTCAGGTGGGGGATTATGCGCTGAAAACCCTGGAGGTGGAAAACCACCGGGTGCAGAAGGTGCAGCTGATCCCGCTGATATCGCAGGATGATGTGGATTACGAGGTGTGATGCTGTTGCCCTCACCCTAACCCTCTCCCACAGGGAGAGGGAACCTTATCCCCCTCTCCCTGTGGGAGAGGGTTAGGGTGAGGGGAAATAGCGCTTACTGAAGCTTCTCCAGTAACTTCTTCACGTCTTTGCCGTTCTGCGAATCTTTATTCTTCTCGGCCCAGCCGCTCAGGCGACGTTTCGCCTCATCCTGAAGATGTTTACGCAGCAGCTGATCCACCTGCAGGCTGTAGTTCAGCGCCTGCCAGTTGCCGTAGACGTTCAGCGGGATCGGCGTCGTTTTCAGGAAATCGATCAGCTTACTTTCACCCAGCCAGCCTTCAAGCACGCGGATTTTGAAGCGGGTGTCGGCCGTCTCCTTGATCAGATCCAGGGTGCCGTTACCTTCGAGCGTCAGCATCGGCGACTCGCCCTGCATATCGTCCAGCGTCACCTGCCCCTCATCGAGGCTCAGATCGGTGACAAAGCTGTCCAGCCGGGTCGCGTTATCAACGTTCTCTTTCACCTTCACATTGCTACTGCGCTCCACCGCCTGCTGTACCAGCTGCTGGAAGTTCAGCCCTTCCATCCGGGTATTCTGCATCTCCAGATGGGCCTGGCCCTGCCAGTGGTGACGGAAGGCGTCGGCGTCAATCTTGCTGCCCGAGAAATCACCCGCCATGGTCAGGCGGCCGGTCAGCGAAATCGGGTAGTTAAAGGCCTTCAGGATAGTGCCGATCTCAATGTTATCCAGACGCGGCTGGAAAGATGACCGGGCGATAGCTTTACGCACATCGAGCGTGCCGGGTAAGGAGATATTGCCCTCCCCCATCTTACCGTTCAGCTCAGCAATGGTCAGAAGGCCGTTTTTGTTGGACATCTGGCTGGTGACCTGGGTGAAGTCCATTCCCCGCCAGTGGACGGCGTTGGCTTTCAGCAGAATATCGGCGCTAAAGCCGCGCAGGCCGTTGTAGTCGGGTTGCTCCAGATTAGAGGAGATCACCGGGCGCTGCAGTTTGGCCTGAGTTTGCCCCTGCTGCACCGCGTCGCTGTTGGCGGCTGCGGCGGCCTGCGCCGGGAGCAGGTTTTCCAGATTGAGGGTGTCGAACTGCAGGTTCATGTTCCACTGCGGTTCAGTGCCAAGGATCACGCTGGCCTGGCCGGTCATGGCGCTGTCATTAGCCTGTAATTTGAGCTGGTTGAGCTCGAGCTGCTTCTGCTCTTCACGCCACAATGCCTGCAACGTGCCCTGCCCGCTGATGCCCTGCGAAGGCAGATCGACGCCGGTCAGTTGCCAGCTCAGCTGCTGGATATCGGCGCTGAGCAGGTGCGGATAGTCAGAGGCATTCACATTTGCCGCGAGAGAGAGGGTCAGATCGCGCTGGTTGCGGTTAACGCGACCGCTGAAGTCGATCTTGCCTTTGTGGTGTTCATCCTGCTCCATCTGCAGGTTGATATTGCGCACCGTGACCTGCTCGGCTCCCTCATGCTGGAATACCAGCAGGCTGTCTGCCACCTTCAGGCGACCAATATCGAATGACCAGCCGGTATCGTCTGCTTTATCCGGGAGTGTGTTTTCACGCGGGGCCACCGGCGCATCGGCGTTACGTACCGCTTCTGACTGCGGGGTCAGCTGGATCACCGCCCCTTTGAGCATCACCTGATTGACCTGCAGCTGATGCGAAAACAACGGCATCAACGCCACGTCGAGGCGCATATTGTCGGCGGCTACCAGCGGCACAGACGCCCCCGGAGCGGTAAGCGACATGCGCCCGGACAGAATGCTGAGCTGCGGCCAGACGTGCCAGCGCAGCGGACCCTCCAGCTTCAGAGCGTAACCGCTGCGGGCCTCGACCTGACGCACCATGTAGGCGCGAAAGTCATTGGGATTGACCAGCAGAACCAACGCTGACAGGCCCGCAACCAGCACCACCAGCAAAATCATCAGCGTTGTCAGAACTCTTCTCATGGCTTCCTCAATGGACCGGATTTAAGCTCAGTCTTTATCAATACGACTGGCGACCGCACCCTGCTGGTCGCGATATTTTGCATCCTGGCGGGCGTTATACGGACGTGCCGCCGGGCCGGTTAACGGCTCAAAGCTCAACGCACCGATCATCATGCCCGGGCGCAGCGCCAGCGGCAGTTTACCCGCGTTGAAAAACTCCAGCACGATCCGTCCGGACCAGCCTGGATCGATACGGTGCGCGGTGACGTGCACCATCAGCCCCAGACGCGCCAGAGAGGAGCGCCCGTCGAGCCAGCCCACCAGATCCGCCGGCAGGGTGATTGACTCAAAGGTGACCGCCAGCGCCAGTTCACCCGGGTGCAGGTAAAAGGCGTCGCCGTCGGCCAGCACGATTTCATCGCTCATTACCCGATCGAGTGCCGCGCTGACTTCATCTTTCGGCCCGCTGAGGTCGATAAAGGGCGCGGTATGACCGCTGAAGGTACGAAACTTATTCCCCAGACGCACATCGACGGTAACGCCGTTAATCCGCTCGACCGGCGGGCGCGGGGTGATGGTCAGACGGCCTTCGTCCAGCCAGGCTTCAATATCTCGGTCACAAAGACGCATGCCACTTTCTCCTTTCGTGCATCGCGCCCTCAGGCCAGCAAAGCCGGAGGGCGAACCCGATTATCTTTGAACGTTACACAATTCGCGGGTGTTATTCAAAAAACTGGCTGATTTTCGCTTTCAGAATATCAATGGCAATGCGGTTTTTACCCCCGCGCGGCACGATGATATCGGCATACTGCTTGGAAGGCTCGATGAACTGCAGGAACATTGGACGTACCGTTTTCTGGTACTGTGCCATGACCGAGTCCATGGAGCGGCCGCGTTCGTTCACGTCACGTTTGATGCGGCGCATCAGGCAGATATCCAGCGGGGTATCGACAAAAATGGAGAAATTCATCGACTCGCGCAGACGGGCGTCGGTGAGTAGCAGGATCCCTTCGAGGATAATGACCTTTTTCGGCGCAATGCGAACGGTTTCCTGCAGACGGGTGTGTTCAACATAGCTATAAACCGGCAGCTCAATGGCGGTGCCGTTCTTCAGGGCCTGAAGGTGCTGGAATAACAGACTGTGATCCATCGCGCTGGGATGGTCATAATTGGTCTTAACACGTTCTTCCATCGACAGATGGCTTTGATCTTTGTAGTAGCTGTCTTCTGGAATGACACCGATGTGCTCATCACCGACCTGTTCACGTAATTCACGGTAAAGCGTACTGGCAATGAGACTTTTACCTGAAGCCGATGCGCCGGCGATGCCTATAATGACGCACTGATGAGACTTATCAGTCATAAATTTTGCGACCTGAGTAACCTGGATGTAAGGAAGGACGACGCCTGAGCGTCAAACGCAGCAATTATAGGGATTTCACGGGCCTGATACCAGTCGAATAGAAATGTTATGCGAGACGCCTTCAAAGTCCGGGCGGATCGTCCCTGATATAAATTTTCCCGCTTACTTTTCCAGCGCCAAAGATGAAATTTCTGCAGGATAAGTATTTAATAACCCTGTGATGTCAAATTATGAGCGCATACCATATTAATTGTAAATTGTTTGTACTAGCATGATTCACATTAGAAATGAACTCGTCCGGAGTTGGCTCCTGGCGGCATGGCGTCTTCGGATAAAGCGGTAATGAATAAAAAATACCAGCGCGTTTTGGTAACTACGCCACATCCTTTACTACGGCTTGTCAGTCTTGGTCTGGTTACCTTCATCTTCACTCTGTTCTCGCTCGAACTAACGCGTTTCGGAACATTTCTGGCACCTTTATGGTTCCCGACCTCCATTATGATGGTGGCGTTTTACCGCCACGCCGGGAAGATGTGGCCCGGCATCGCCCTCGCCTGCACCCTCGGTAATATCTGTGCCTCCGGGCTGATCTTCTCCTGGGAGTCGCTCAACCTCTGGTTCGCCGGCATCAACATCACTGAGGCCTTCGTCGGGGCCCTGCTGCTGCGTAAACTGCTCCCCAGCTACAATCCACTGCAAAATCTGGGCGACTGGATCCGTCTGGCGATCGGTAGCGCCGTGCTCCCTCCCCTGCTCGGCGGCGTGCTGATGTATCTGCTGGTGCCGAGCGACGAGCCGCTGCGCAGTTTTATGATCTGGGTGCTGTCGGAGTCTATCGGGTCGCTGG
This Leclercia sp. S52 DNA region includes the following protein-coding sequences:
- the dcd gene encoding dCTP deaminase; the protein is MRLCDRDIEAWLDEGRLTITPRPPVERINGVTVDVRLGNKFRTFSGHTAPFIDLSGPKDEVSAALDRVMSDEIVLADGDAFYLHPGELALAVTFESITLPADLVGWLDGRSSLARLGLMVHVTAHRIDPGWSGRIVLEFFNAGKLPLALRPGMMIGALSFEPLTGPAARPYNARQDAKYRDQQGAVASRIDKD
- the udk gene encoding uridine kinase, which translates into the protein MTDKSHQCVIIGIAGASASGKSLIASTLYRELREQVGDEHIGVIPEDSYYKDQSHLSMEERVKTNYDHPSAMDHSLLFQHLQALKNGTAIELPVYSYVEHTRLQETVRIAPKKVIILEGILLLTDARLRESMNFSIFVDTPLDICLMRRIKRDVNERGRSMDSVMAQYQKTVRPMFLQFIEPSKQYADIIVPRGGKNRIAIDILKAKISQFFE
- the asmA gene encoding outer membrane assembly protein AsmA, translating into MRRVLTTLMILLVVLVAGLSALVLLVNPNDFRAYMVRQVEARSGYALKLEGPLRWHVWPQLSILSGRMSLTAPGASVPLVAADNMRLDVALMPLFSHQLQVNQVMLKGAVIQLTPQSEAVRNADAPVAPRENTLPDKADDTGWSFDIGRLKVADSLLVFQHEGAEQVTVRNINLQMEQDEHHKGKIDFSGRVNRNQRDLTLSLAANVNASDYPHLLSADIQQLSWQLTGVDLPSQGISGQGTLQALWREEQKQLELNQLKLQANDSAMTGQASVILGTEPQWNMNLQFDTLNLENLLPAQAAAAANSDAVQQGQTQAKLQRPVISSNLEQPDYNGLRGFSADILLKANAVHWRGMDFTQVTSQMSNKNGLLTIAELNGKMGEGNISLPGTLDVRKAIARSSFQPRLDNIEIGTILKAFNYPISLTGRLTMAGDFSGSKIDADAFRHHWQGQAHLEMQNTRMEGLNFQQLVQQAVERSSNVKVKENVDNATRLDSFVTDLSLDEGQVTLDDMQGESPMLTLEGNGTLDLIKETADTRFKIRVLEGWLGESKLIDFLKTTPIPLNVYGNWQALNYSLQVDQLLRKHLQDEAKRRLSGWAEKNKDSQNGKDVKKLLEKLQ